In the Sarcophilus harrisii chromosome 3, mSarHar1.11, whole genome shotgun sequence genome, one interval contains:
- the LOC100921066 gene encoding olfactory receptor 51I2-like — protein sequence MQMFNGTHYQPVYFLLSGIPGLESMHIWISIPLSIMYMIALLGNCIILYIVQKIPSLHEPQYIFLSMLAGTGMGMSVSTLPTVLNVFLFNHPEIEFHSCLVQMFFIHTFSSMESAILLAMAFDHFVAIRSPLHYTMVLTHSQIIGMGLAAVMRGVALMAPLPILLKRLPFCKSIILSHSFCFHPDVMKLACGSIRVNIIYGLALVLCSFGIDSVFIVLTYTLILKTVLSIASQEGRLKALNTCVSHILTVLIFYVPLIALALIHRIGKYHSPLPHVTMSNIFLFLTLVLNPLVYSMKTKQIRAVLLRLFKTREDEGKGKSIAH from the coding sequence ATGCAGATGTTCAATGGTACCCATTACCAGCCAGTCTATTTCCTCCTTTCTGGCATCCCAGGGTTGGAGTCCATGCACATATGGATCTCCATACCACTCAGTATCATGTATATGATTGCTCTTCTGGGAAACTGCATTATCCTCTACATTGTACAGAAAATCCCTAGCCTACATGAGCCCCAGTACATTTTCTTGTCCATGTTGGCAGGAACAGGCATGGGCATGTCTGTATCCACATTGCCCACAGTgcttaatgttttccttttcaatcaCCCGGAGATTGAATTTCACAGTTGCCTGGTCCAGATGTTCTTCATCCACACCTTCTCTTCCATGGAGTCTGCCATCCTTCTGGCTATGGCTTTTGATCACTTTGTGGCCATACGCAGCCCACTGCATTACACTATGGTCCTGACCCATTCTCAGATCATTGGAATGGGGCTGGCAGCTGTTATGAGGGGTGTGGCCCTGATGGCACCTTTGCCCATACTACTCAAGCGACTGCCCTTCTGCAAAAGCATCATTCTCTCACATTCCTTTTGTTTTCATCCTGATGTGATGAAGCTGGCCTGTGGTTCCATCAGAGTCAACATTATCTATGGTCTTGCCCTGGTACTCTGCTCTTTTGGCATTGACTCTGTATTCATTGTCCTCACTTATACCCTTATCCTGAAAACAGTTCTAAGCATTGCTTCCCAAGAGGGGCGACTCAAAGCACTCAATACCTGTGTCTCACATATCCTCACTGTTCTTATTTTCTATGTGCCACTCATTGCTTTGGCCTTGATCCACAGAATTGGCAAGTACCACTCCCCTCTTCCCCACGTGACCATGTCCaatatcttccttttcctcacaCTTGTTCTTAATCCATTGGTGTATAGCATGAAGACTAAGCAAATCAGGGCGGTTTTATTAAGGCTGTTCAAGACCAGAGaagatgagggaaagggaaaatcaaTTGCTCATTAA